The region CCAATAATCCAATTATTCCATATATATGTGGAGATGGTATTGGAAGTGATATAACACCTGCAATGCAAGCCGTTGTCGATAAAGCTATCATAAAGGCATATGGAAATAACAAAAAAATTGCTTGGATGGAGGTTTTTGCTGGAGAAAAAGCTACCGACATTTATGGTGAGGGTGTATATCTTCCCGATGAGACTATTGATGCGTTGAAATCATTTATTGTGTCCATCAAGGGACCATTAGCAACGCCTGTCGGTGGGGGTATTCGTTCGTTAAACGTTGCGCTAAGGCAGTCACTTGACTTATATGTATGTCTGAGGCCCATAAGGTATTATCAAGGCGTACCGAGTCCAGTTAAGAACCCTCAGAACGTAAACATGGTCATTTTTAGAGAGAATACTGAAGATATTTATGCTGGTATTGAATATGACGCCTCATCAGATAAAGCAAAAAAAATTATAGGACTACTTGATGAATTTGGTGATAAAAATAAAATACGCTTTCCTAACTCAGCTGCTATTGGAATAAAGCCAGTTTCAAAGGAAGGAAGTCAAAGGTTGATTCGTAAGGCTATTGAATATGCAATCGATAATAATCGTAAGTCTGTAACAATAGTTCATAAAGGCAATATCATGAAATTTACGGAGGGTGGATTTAAAGAGTGGGGGTATGAGGTAGCAAAAAAAGAATTCAATGCAAAAGTAAATAATCTTGGTTTTTACGAGATACCGACTAATCAAAAAATAGACGCCATCAACAAAAAAATTATCATTAAAGATATGATTACAGATGCCTTTCTTCAAGAGGTCTTACTTAATCCAAAAGATCATGATGTAGTGGCTACGTTAAACCTAAATGGGGATTACGCTTCTGATGCATTAGCAGCTCAAGTTGGAGGTATAGGTATTTCACCGGGGGCAAACATGTCAGACGGGGCAAGTATATTTGAGGCTACACATGGAACTGCACCAAATATTGCAGGCAAGAATATGGCTAACCCAAGCTCATTAATACTGTCAGCACAAATGATGCTCGAATATATTGGATGGACAGAAGCTTCCTACGTAATATCTGGAGCCTTTGAGAAGACCTTGAAAGAAAACAAGATTACGGTAGACCTGGCATCCCAAATTTCAGGTTGCGAGGCATTGTCAACTTCTGACTTTGCAACAGAAATTATTGCAAATATGTAAAAAAAGGTTCCGAGGAACCCTTTATTTACTAGTCAGCTTTTTGGATATTTGAAGCTTGCTTGCCCTTCGGACCCTCAGTTACCTCAAAAGTCACACGAGCACCTTCTTTCAAACTTTTGTAACCTTCTTCAACGATTGCTGAAAAGTGAGCAAATAAATCATCACCGCCATCATCTGGAGTGATAAAACCAAAACCTTTTGAATCATTAAACCATTTTACTGTTCCTGTTGCCATTACGATACATCCTTTACAAATTTGGGAGGCCCCTAAAGAATCGCTTACTGTATATGTTGTCTGTAGATTGTAAACCTAGAAGAACGACTGATACGAATAAACCAAACACCTGAAGCGAATTTAACTCCTGTGCCGAATAAAAGTCAAGCCATTTTACAAAAAAATTATTCTATGTATTTAATGATATCTTCATAAGGTAAGGCGCCCTCAATTCTTTTTCCACTGGATACAATGATCGTTGGGGTTGAGGATATGCCAAGTTTCTTGGCTAGCTCTAAATTTTCTTCAATCGGAGTGTCGCAATTACCGTCATTTTTTGGAAGTTTATTCTTAAGCATGTAATTATTCCAGGCGATTGTTTTATTTCCTGAGCACCATATTTTTTTTGACTTATTCATTGCATCAGGGTGAATAGCTAGTGGGTATAAGAAGGTATAAATGGTGACGTCTTTTAGATTAGATATAGTTTCTTTCTCAAGCTTCCTGCAAAATGGGCAATCTACATCAGAAAAGACAGCGATTCTTCGGCTTCCATCACCCCTTTCCTCTTTGATTGCATTTTTAAAAGGCAGGCTATCGAAATCTACTTTGTTTAGTTCCTCCAGCCTTGCAGATGTAAGGTCTATTTTTGTTTTTGGATCAACTACCCTACCCTCAACAATTAAAAAGTTAAAGTCTTCATCACTATAAATAATTTGGCCTCCAATAAAGATTTCATAAAGGTCGTTATAGTTTGTTTTCTGAATACTTTTAATCGTTAATTCAGGGTAAGTTTTTTTAATAACCTCTCTTAATTCTTTCTCGCCCGATATAGCGTGTAAATTGATAAAGGTTAAAAAAATTATTAGCGCAATTTTTATCATGAGATAGCCTTTTTAATAAGTTGTTGTTTTAGAAATTTTGATTTATCGAGCACGCCCATACCCTTCTCTATCAAACTAGTCACAATAGATGATTTCTTTGAGAAAATCCAATTAAGGCCAAGCGTTAAAAACCCCATCTGACTCACATCTTCCTTTCTCGCTCTCTCGTATTTACGCAAAAAACCTCTCAAACCAATATCCAGATATTTTTTTCTATCTATAATTTTTTCTAAGTAAATAATATCCCTTATACCAAGATTTAATCCTTGTCCTGCCATAGGATGAATAAAGTGAGCTGAATCACCAACAAGCAAAACACGACCCTTAAAAATACTCTCAACACTGTTCATAAAAAGTGGAAAGGATTCTTTTTTTGAGGCGATTTTTATATCTTTATAATAATTACCGATAATTTGACTTAATTCATTCTCAATAGATTTATCATCAAGGCCATTAAGTTTTGTGAAGAAGTTAGAATTGCATGACCAAACAATCGAGACTAATCCTTCCCTCATTGGCAGCACTGCTAAAATACTTTCTTTTAAGAAAAATTGAAATGCTTGCTTTTGTATTTCGGATTTAACTTTAAGCTCAAATGATAGCGCCGTCTGATTAAAGTTGTGCTTACGAAGATCGATTGCTATTTTTTCTCTAACCTTTGAGTTAGCACCATCACATGCAATTATAATCGATGCCATATGATCCTCATTAGGTAACTTTAGAATTGCTTGATCTTGTTTTTTTTGAATCTCAAAATCAGTGGATAGTTTTTTTAAATTTTTATTATCAAATGTGTTCTTAATCGCTTCATCAAAATCTTTTTCATTTACCATGTAAGCAAGTGCTGGTTTTTGTGCGTCGTCCGCATTAAGGGTGACCGAGTTCTTAACAGAGCTATCAAATATTTTCATACTTTTAATTTCGCTCAGTGACTCAAAAAAAATTGAGGGTAGACCAAGTGACCTTAACCAATCTACAGAGGATGGAGATAACGCAAAAGTTCTGTTTTTAACACTTGAGTCTTTTGTGAAATGGTTGATTTCAAAACCTTTTGATTTCAACATCAAGTGCAGAAGCTCCCCGATTAAACCCCCACCTACGATAATAATCTTATTTTGAATATTATTCACCATAGCTCATCTTCCTAACAAATGATTGCTTGATGGGTCTTGAAATATCTAATAAGGTAAGCGCATAACCCCTGGCTTTTTTAAAGCCTACCAAGTCATTCGAAAAGCTCTTTACGAGCAACTCAGTAAAACCAAGTATTTTCTTTCGTTCACTTAACCTTGATTGTTTATAGCCATTAATCAAGGTCTCTAGATTTTTAGTATTTAAATCATCTCTTAAGGACTGACTAAGTTTATATGCATCCTTAAACCCTGTATTTAAACCTTGGCCGGCAACAGGATGCATGGTCTGTGAAGCATTTCCTAGTGCGACAATATTTGAATGTATTACCTCTACATGTGTTTGTTTTAAATAAAATGATATTCTTTTCTCACACTCTTTAAATCCTCCAACTCTGTCTCCAAAGCTTTCGTGAAGCTGTGATAAAAAACATTCATCATTCAATTTTTTAAGGTCTTCTATAAATTTTAACGGCCCCGTCCAAACCAGTGAGAATTTATCTTCTTTATTTGGTAGCAGGGCAATTGGCCCCTTGGAAGTGAATCTTTCATAGGCGATATTACGATGAGGTATTTCAGACAAAACCTTTGTTACAATTGCAGCATGATTGAAGTGTTTTATTTTCTTATTTAATTCTAACCCTTCAATTCCTTCGGCTGTCCCATCAGCCAAGACAACAAATTCACTTTTAAATTTTTTAGTTTTATTGTTGGTTTGCAATGTAAGGTTCAATGAAGCTTCTTTGTCCGAACATTCAGTAACCTTTGTTCCATAAGATATCTTAACGTTTCTTATGCATTCTACTTCCTCTTGAAGGGCTCTCATCAAATCCCCGTAGGAGATAATATAACCTAATGCTTCCTCATTATATTCTGCAGCATCTAGCATGGTCCTGCCAAAAGAACCAGCCTGACTTGTATGTATTTTTTTTATCCTTGTAATTTTTTTTTCTAATCGGTCCCATACCCCTATTTCCTCCAAAATGAGTCGACTTCCGTTTGAAAGGGCGAGTGCTCTATTATCATGATTTGTGGAATCATGCTCTTTAGATTCAAAAATTTGAACATTGCCTATGCTGGTGCGGCTTAATATTGCAAATATCAGGCCAACTGGCCCACCGCCAATAATTGCACAATCAGGCACTTGACGTCCCAATAATTGCTTCAAGCTCATTAATCTCTTTTGGCGCATTCTTGCTTAAAACATCATAGCCATCAGAGGTGACTAAAACATCATCTTCTATCCTCACCCCTATGCCCCAGAAATCTTTAGGCACATTGTCCGATGGCCTAATGTAACAACCTGGCTCGATAGTTAGAACATTTCCCTCGGAGAACTTTACAGCCACTGACGAATTATTTTTAGATAAATATTTACCTACATCATGAACATCTAATCCAAGCCAATGGCTTGTTCTATGCATAAAGAACTCTTTATATAACTCCTTTTCATAAACCTCATCCCTTGAGCCAATTAAAATATCTAAATCGATTAAACCATTAATGATAATTTTAAGTGCCTCTTTGTGCGGGTCATCAAAAAAATTTCCTGCCTTAACTTTTTCAATGGCAGCTTTTTGAGCAAGCAGAACTAATTGATAAATTTCTTTTTGGGCTGAAGAAAATTTGCCATTCACAGGGAAGGTTCTTGTTATATCAGAAGCATAACTTCCTACTTCACATCCAGCATCTATTAATAGCAGATCTCCATCCTTCATTTGGGAGTCGTTTTCTACATAATGAAGTGTGCACCCATTAATCCCAGACGCGACTATTGAGGAATATGCTGGGTTCCGTGCACCGCCCTTAAAGAATTGATTTAAAATTTCACCTTCTATTTCATACTCGTATTTATTAGGTCTGGTTAGTTTCATTGCATGTATATGGGCATTAGCGGCAACATCTGCTGACCTTCTCATTAAATTGACTTCAAAATCATTTTTAACCACCCTCATATCATCAAGGATTTCGGATAAATCTTCTCTCAATTTATTATTTTCCTCGAACCACTTAAGACTCAAAATATTATCAATCTTGGAAGATGGCAATAAAAATACACTCTTACTTTTTAAAAATTTAGGAATTAGTTTGTGGGCCTCAGTTAATGGGTAAGCCTCTTCAAATAAAAATTCCTTAGATGCTTGCTTTGGACCATAAATAAAA is a window of Methylophilales bacterium DNA encoding:
- a CDS encoding aminopeptidase P N-terminal domain-containing protein, with the protein product MKDYKEFKNRRDRLATRIGDNVAIVVNAKESIRNKDCYYPFRSDSTFHYLSGFPEPETVLMIFGGKNPKSIIFCQPKDELKEVWNGFIYGPKQASKEFLFEEAYPLTEAHKLIPKFLKSKSVFLLPSSKIDNILSLKWFEENNKLREDLSEILDDMRVVKNDFEVNLMRRSADVAANAHIHAMKLTRPNKYEYEIEGEILNQFFKGGARNPAYSSIVASGINGCTLHYVENDSQMKDGDLLLIDAGCEVGSYASDITRTFPVNGKFSSAQKEIYQLVLLAQKAAIEKVKAGNFFDDPHKEALKIIINGLIDLDILIGSRDEVYEKELYKEFFMHRTSHWLGLDVHDVGKYLSKNNSSVAVKFSEGNVLTIEPGCYIRPSDNVPKDFWGIGVRIEDDVLVTSDGYDVLSKNAPKEINELEAIIGTSSA
- a CDS encoding FAD-dependent monooxygenase: MSLKQLLGRQVPDCAIIGGGPVGLIFAILSRTSIGNVQIFESKEHDSTNHDNRALALSNGSRLILEEIGVWDRLEKKITRIKKIHTSQAGSFGRTMLDAAEYNEEALGYIISYGDLMRALQEEVECIRNVKISYGTKVTECSDKEASLNLTLQTNNKTKKFKSEFVVLADGTAEGIEGLELNKKIKHFNHAAIVTKVLSEIPHRNIAYERFTSKGPIALLPNKEDKFSLVWTGPLKFIEDLKKLNDECFLSQLHESFGDRVGGFKECEKRISFYLKQTHVEVIHSNIVALGNASQTMHPVAGQGLNTGFKDAYKLSQSLRDDLNTKNLETLINGYKQSRLSERKKILGFTELLVKSFSNDLVGFKKARGYALTLLDISRPIKQSFVRKMSYGE
- a CDS encoding FAD-dependent monooxygenase; the encoded protein is MVNNIQNKIIIVGGGLIGELLHLMLKSKGFEINHFTKDSSVKNRTFALSPSSVDWLRSLGLPSIFFESLSEIKSMKIFDSSVKNSVTLNADDAQKPALAYMVNEKDFDEAIKNTFDNKNLKKLSTDFEIQKKQDQAILKLPNEDHMASIIIACDGANSKVREKIAIDLRKHNFNQTALSFELKVKSEIQKQAFQFFLKESILAVLPMREGLVSIVWSCNSNFFTKLNGLDDKSIENELSQIIGNYYKDIKIASKKESFPLFMNSVESIFKGRVLLVGDSAHFIHPMAGQGLNLGIRDIIYLEKIIDRKKYLDIGLRGFLRKYERARKEDVSQMGFLTLGLNWIFSKKSSIVTSLIEKGMGVLDKSKFLKQQLIKKAIS
- the icd gene encoding NADP-dependent isocitrate dehydrogenase, which gives rise to MDSKISVPLDGEKISINSNLKLDVPNNPIIPYICGDGIGSDITPAMQAVVDKAIIKAYGNNKKIAWMEVFAGEKATDIYGEGVYLPDETIDALKSFIVSIKGPLATPVGGGIRSLNVALRQSLDLYVCLRPIRYYQGVPSPVKNPQNVNMVIFRENTEDIYAGIEYDASSDKAKKIIGLLDEFGDKNKIRFPNSAAIGIKPVSKEGSQRLIRKAIEYAIDNNRKSVTIVHKGNIMKFTEGGFKEWGYEVAKKEFNAKVNNLGFYEIPTNQKIDAINKKIIIKDMITDAFLQEVLLNPKDHDVVATLNLNGDYASDALAAQVGGIGISPGANMSDGASIFEATHGTAPNIAGKNMANPSSLILSAQMMLEYIGWTEASYVISGAFEKTLKENKITVDLASQISGCEALSTSDFATEIIANM
- a CDS encoding DsbC family protein, with product MIKIALIIFLTFINLHAISGEKELREVIKKTYPELTIKSIQKTNYNDLYEIFIGGQIIYSDEDFNFLIVEGRVVDPKTKIDLTSARLEELNKVDFDSLPFKNAIKEERGDGSRRIAVFSDVDCPFCRKLEKETISNLKDVTIYTFLYPLAIHPDAMNKSKKIWCSGNKTIAWNNYMLKNKLPKNDGNCDTPIEENLELAKKLGISSTPTIIVSSGKRIEGALPYEDIIKYIE
- a CDS encoding cold-shock protein; protein product: MATGTVKWFNDSKGFGFITPDDGGDDLFAHFSAIVEEGYKSLKEGARVTFEVTEGPKGKQASNIQKAD